The following are from one region of the Abiotrophia defectiva ATCC 49176 genome:
- a CDS encoding helix-turn-helix transcriptional regulator produces MNRVRELRQSRKLSQLALAKEVGVARQTINLIENDKYNPSLDLCLKLAYALETDLNTLFWEAELHESTTQV; encoded by the coding sequence ATGAACCGCGTGCGAGAATTACGTCAGAGCCGGAAACTCTCACAATTAGCCCTAGCCAAAGAGGTTGGGGTCGCCCGACAAACCATTAATCTAATCGAAAATGACAAGTACAATCCATCCTTGGATCTCTGCCTCAAACTAGCCTATGCGCTCGAGACAGATTTGAATACCTTATTCTGGGAGGCCGAATTGCATGAATCAACCACACAAGTATAA
- a CDS encoding DUF3278 domain-containing protein: MNQPHKYKKFSWENWIRRFYGVQNLDEYRMAEINKIGNKAYLILLPYLGLANVVAYFVWYFQPEWAFWGMLGCNLLVLLGLNTYVATKVHRLKLDALEVEPNKVQQALKDLVWSAIKAGIFFAVWMHFSLAAIGALLGEDGMAHLTQWRYIIINALGGVFFGIVTYTVGRRRLRDGQAGLEEDLESSQEEDDHEN; encoded by the coding sequence ATGAATCAACCACACAAGTATAAGAAATTTAGTTGGGAGAACTGGATCCGCCGCTTTTACGGGGTACAGAACTTAGACGAATATCGCATGGCCGAAATCAATAAGATTGGCAACAAGGCCTATCTGATCTTGCTGCCCTATCTTGGCTTGGCAAACGTCGTAGCTTATTTTGTCTGGTATTTCCAACCCGAGTGGGCCTTTTGGGGCATGCTTGGATGTAATCTCTTGGTTCTACTAGGACTCAACACCTATGTGGCGACCAAGGTTCATCGCCTTAAGCTAGATGCCTTAGAAGTCGAACCTAACAAGGTCCAGCAAGCCCTCAAAGACTTAGTCTGGTCGGCCATAAAAGCCGGGATTTTCTTCGCTGTTTGGATGCACTTTTCCCTGGCAGCCATTGGAGCCCTCTTGGGGGAAGATGGCATGGCTCATCTGACCCAGTGGCGCTACATTATCATTAATGCCTTAGGAGGAGTCTTCTTCGGGATTGTGACCTACACGGTAGGACGTCGGCGCTTGCGAGATGGCCAAGCTGGCCTAGAAGAAGACCTAGAGTCGAGTCAAGAGGAGGATGACCATGAAAACTAA
- a CDS encoding PTS sugar transporter subunit IIC: MMKSFKSFLMNVLNGSALGVIAALIPGALLGELFKALTPSFPALAFMTQIVSATNTFVGFAIGVAVAIRFAFNPLETITVGMTTMLAGGSLQFLESGLQLKGTGDIITMCVTAGLAVAVIQFLRPLVGAYAILVIPTLTVIVAGGLGRVLYPYFILITGKIGEFIAHLLTLEQTTLCICLAIIFALIIVSPISSVGIGIAISLTGVGSGAANLGIVACGFALAIAGRRVNSLGTCIAHFIGSPKLSMPNIISHPKLLLPICLNAGIMGLLASVFYIQGTPLSAGFGLSGLVGPVNHLNIVGWTAGNGLVTVLLFVVAPIVLGFASDYLFVTRLGWIDPENYRITI, translated from the coding sequence ATGATGAAATCCTTCAAATCCTTCCTGATGAATGTCTTAAATGGCTCCGCCCTAGGCGTCATCGCTGCCTTGATTCCCGGGGCTCTCCTAGGAGAACTCTTCAAGGCCCTAACGCCAAGTTTCCCTGCCTTGGCCTTCATGACCCAGATTGTCAGTGCCACCAATACTTTTGTTGGCTTTGCGATCGGGGTGGCGGTTGCCATTCGTTTCGCCTTCAATCCCCTAGAGACCATCACGGTCGGCATGACCACCATGTTGGCAGGTGGTTCCCTTCAATTCCTAGAGTCTGGCCTGCAGCTTAAGGGGACGGGGGACATTATCACCATGTGTGTGACGGCCGGTCTGGCAGTAGCGGTCATTCAATTCTTGCGACCACTGGTGGGGGCTTACGCCATTCTGGTCATTCCAACCTTAACCGTCATTGTGGCCGGTGGCTTGGGCCGTGTGCTCTATCCATACTTTATCCTCATTACCGGTAAGATTGGGGAATTTATCGCCCATCTCTTGACCTTAGAGCAAACCACGCTCTGCATCTGTCTAGCCATTATTTTCGCCTTGATTATTGTATCGCCAATTTCCTCTGTCGGCATCGGGATTGCCATTTCCTTGACGGGCGTCGGTTCAGGGGCGGCCAACCTAGGGATCGTGGCTTGTGGTTTCGCCTTGGCCATTGCGGGGCGTCGCGTTAACTCCCTGGGGACCTGTATCGCCCACTTCATCGGCTCGCCTAAGTTGTCCATGCCTAACATTATCAGCCATCCTAAACTCTTGTTACCAATCTGTCTCAATGCAGGCATTATGGGACTCTTGGCCTCCGTCTTCTATATTCAGGGGACGCCGCTATCAGCAGGCTTTGGCCTCAGTGGTTTAGTAGGTCCCGTCAACCACCTCAATATCGTGGGTTGGACAGCCGGGAATGGCCTAGTAACAGTCTTACTCTTCGTTGTGGCCCCAATTGTTTTGGGCTTCGCTAGCGACTACCTCTTCGTCACCCGTCTGGGCTGGATTGACCCAGAAAACTATCGTATTACCATCTAA
- a CDS encoding Na/Pi cotransporter family protein — MALTNIFGLLGGLGLFLFGMTLMSQGLETAAGSRLKQILEKLTANRFIGVGVGALVAALTQSSSATTVMAIGFVNSGLMDLKSAVWIIMGANIGTTITGQLIALNFSAYAPLILFAGVLLAMFAAKGRSAAAGQVLIGLGMLFMGLEHMSQSMEPLRYMPEFTGLLAKFENPLLGIAVGAIFTAVIQSSSASVGILQTLALSGVVTLPSAIYVLFGQNIGTCITAILASIGSERNAKRATLIHLLFNVIGTVIFVAISMTTPFVHWMEGLTPGNVPVQIANVHTIFNVVTTFLLLPFGAQLVRLTYVFLPILPEAPTPSVVHHLDFNIFNQEYHVGLTTMMGAQLYKEVMNMLGLVRQNVALAFSLYNASEIEDKVAELKSREQDIDELNQQIVQYAAMSLTHDANLQSGEYVKIASDLERLGDHATNIMERLLLIHDSKHDLSEEAREELTTMSRLALEILDQLKETVGDNLEEVNNQEQLIDQAYETFERMQIQRLKSKVCGTSNSVHFAKILTDFERIGDHCLNIAQEMNTIHPSWKFVEQQD, encoded by the coding sequence ATGGCATTAACGAATATTTTCGGCCTCTTGGGTGGTTTGGGGCTCTTCCTCTTCGGGATGACCCTCATGTCTCAAGGGCTAGAAACGGCTGCCGGCAGTCGTCTCAAGCAGATTCTGGAGAAATTGACCGCTAACCGCTTCATCGGGGTAGGGGTCGGTGCCTTAGTCGCTGCCTTGACTCAATCTTCTTCCGCGACCACAGTTATGGCCATTGGGTTCGTTAACTCAGGTTTAATGGACCTCAAAAGCGCGGTCTGGATTATCATGGGGGCCAATATCGGGACCACCATTACCGGGCAGTTGATTGCCTTGAATTTCTCGGCCTATGCGCCGCTTATTCTCTTCGCTGGGGTTCTCTTAGCTATGTTTGCAGCCAAAGGGCGCTCCGCAGCTGCGGGCCAAGTCCTGATTGGGCTTGGGATGCTCTTCATGGGCTTGGAACACATGTCCCAATCCATGGAGCCGCTCCGTTATATGCCAGAATTTACTGGCCTCTTGGCTAAATTCGAGAATCCATTGCTGGGGATTGCCGTCGGGGCTATCTTTACCGCGGTGATTCAGTCTAGTTCAGCCTCTGTCGGGATTTTGCAGACCTTGGCCCTCAGTGGCGTGGTCACCTTGCCAAGTGCCATTTATGTCCTCTTCGGGCAAAATATCGGGACCTGTATTACCGCCATTCTGGCTTCGATTGGTTCCGAGCGCAATGCCAAACGGGCAACCTTAATCCACCTCTTATTTAACGTCATTGGGACGGTCATCTTCGTGGCTATTAGTATGACAACACCATTTGTTCACTGGATGGAAGGCCTGACGCCAGGCAATGTCCCAGTCCAAATCGCCAACGTTCATACTATCTTCAACGTGGTGACTACCTTCCTACTCTTGCCATTCGGGGCTCAATTGGTGCGTCTGACTTATGTCTTCTTGCCAATCTTACCAGAAGCACCAACACCAAGTGTGGTGCATCACTTAGATTTCAATATCTTTAATCAAGAATACCATGTCGGTTTAACCACTATGATGGGGGCACAACTCTACAAGGAAGTCATGAATATGTTAGGCCTGGTACGTCAAAATGTGGCCTTGGCTTTCAGCCTCTATAATGCGTCCGAGATTGAAGACAAGGTAGCGGAATTAAAGAGTCGCGAGCAAGATATCGACGAGCTCAACCAACAGATTGTTCAATATGCGGCCATGTCTCTGACTCATGACGCGAACTTGCAGAGTGGTGAATATGTCAAGATTGCCTCTGACCTGGAGCGGCTAGGCGACCACGCCACTAACATTATGGAGCGTCTGCTCCTAATTCATGACAGCAAGCACGACCTGTCTGAAGAAGCGCGGGAAGAATTGACTACCATGTCACGCTTGGCCCTAGAAATCTTAGACCAGCTCAAGGAGACCGTAGGTGATAACCTGGAAGAAGTCAACAACCAGGAACAATTAATCGACCAAGCCTACGAAACCTTCGAACGCATGCAAATTCAACGGCTGAAGAGCAAGGTCTGTGGGACTAGCAACAGCGTACACTTTGCTAAGATTCTGACCGACTTCGAGCGCATTGGCGACCACTGTCTCAACATCGCACAAGAAATGAACACCATCCACCCAAGTTGGAAATTCGTTGAACAACAAGACTAA
- the secA gene encoding preprotein translocase subunit SecA, with protein sequence MANFLRNLVENDKAELRRTGRIADQVMALEDKYKAMSDEELRAQTAEFKKRLEAGTKLDDLLVEAFAVVREADRRVLGLFPYRVQIQGGIVIHGGNIAEMRTGEGKTLTETMPVYLNALTGKGVHVVTVNEYLATRDSKEMGAVYEFLGLTVGLNLNSMSSAEKREAYNCDITYSTNNELGFDYLRDNMVVYKEQMVQRPLHFAVVDEVDSILVDEARTPLIISGQAEKSTALYTRADYFAKGLKAEEDYTIDLTSKTIALTDQGVDKAERVFRLENLYDVNNSVLVHHIDQALRANYIMLHDIDYVVDEGKVKIVDPFTGRIMDGRRYSDGLHQAIEAKENVEIEDESKTMATITFQNYFRMYEKLSGMTGTAKTEEEEFREIYGMNVVVIPTNRPVQRVDAPDQLYPSLKSKFKAVVADIKERHSKGQPILVGTVAVETSEYLSNLLTKEGIPHEVLNAKNHFKEAEIVMQAGQRGAVTIATNMAGRGTDIKLGHGVKELGGLCVIGTERHESRRIDNQLRGRSGRQGDPGASQFYLSLEDDLMRRFGSDRIKAMWERLNVTDEEMEDMAITSRFLSRQVESAQKRVEGNNYDTRKNVLEYDEVMREQREVIYSQRQQVINETDNLTDAVKGMIKRTIIREVEAVTEGDKKDWNYRGLLDYAHANLVNPEQLTLQDLEGKSAKELVETLYGTAMKVFQSKLDMLYGPEQVLEFEKVIILRVVDSKWTDHIDMMDHLRQGVGLRAYAQTNPLTEYQTEGYERFQEMIAEIEFDVTRFIMKSQIRQNLEREQVNA encoded by the coding sequence ATGGCTAATTTTCTAAGAAACCTCGTTGAAAACGATAAAGCAGAATTGCGCCGGACAGGTCGTATTGCCGACCAAGTCATGGCGTTAGAAGACAAATACAAGGCCATGAGCGATGAAGAATTACGCGCCCAAACGGCTGAATTTAAGAAACGCCTGGAAGCAGGTACTAAATTAGACGACCTCTTGGTAGAAGCTTTCGCTGTTGTGCGTGAAGCGGACCGTCGTGTCTTGGGTCTCTTCCCATACCGCGTCCAAATCCAAGGTGGGATTGTCATTCATGGCGGTAACATTGCCGAAATGCGTACCGGGGAAGGGAAAACCTTGACCGAAACCATGCCGGTATACCTCAATGCCCTAACTGGCAAAGGGGTTCACGTCGTGACCGTTAACGAATACTTAGCAACTCGTGACTCCAAGGAAATGGGGGCTGTCTACGAGTTCCTAGGCTTGACTGTCGGGCTTAACCTCAACAGCATGTCATCTGCTGAGAAGCGTGAAGCTTACAACTGTGACATCACTTATTCTACTAACAACGAATTAGGCTTTGACTACCTCCGTGATAACATGGTGGTTTACAAGGAGCAAATGGTACAACGTCCATTGCATTTTGCGGTAGTCGATGAAGTGGACTCCATCTTAGTCGATGAAGCGCGTACGCCACTGATTATCTCTGGTCAAGCTGAGAAATCAACCGCCCTCTACACCCGGGCAGACTACTTTGCAAAAGGCTTGAAGGCTGAAGAAGACTACACCATTGACTTGACTTCTAAGACCATCGCCCTGACTGACCAAGGGGTTGACAAGGCTGAACGTGTCTTCCGTCTGGAAAACCTCTACGATGTCAACAACTCTGTCTTGGTTCACCATATTGACCAAGCTTTGCGTGCCAACTACATTATGTTGCACGACATCGACTACGTAGTTGACGAAGGCAAGGTTAAGATTGTCGATCCATTTACGGGTCGTATCATGGACGGTCGTCGTTACTCTGACGGTCTCCACCAAGCTATCGAAGCTAAGGAAAATGTTGAAATCGAAGACGAGTCTAAGACTATGGCGACTATCACCTTCCAAAACTACTTCCGTATGTATGAGAAGTTGTCAGGGATGACCGGGACGGCCAAGACCGAGGAAGAAGAATTCCGCGAAATCTATGGCATGAACGTGGTCGTAATCCCAACCAACCGCCCAGTACAACGGGTGGATGCGCCAGACCAACTCTATCCAAGTCTTAAATCTAAATTCAAGGCAGTGGTGGCTGACATTAAGGAACGCCACAGCAAGGGCCAACCAATCTTGGTTGGTACGGTTGCCGTTGAAACCTCAGAATACCTGTCTAATCTCTTGACCAAGGAAGGCATTCCTCACGAAGTCCTCAACGCTAAGAACCACTTCAAGGAAGCCGAAATCGTTATGCAAGCGGGCCAACGTGGCGCCGTTACCATCGCGACCAACATGGCCGGTCGTGGTACTGACATTAAGTTAGGGCACGGTGTTAAGGAATTAGGTGGTCTCTGCGTGATCGGGACTGAACGTCACGAATCTCGTCGTATTGATAACCAGCTCCGTGGTCGTTCAGGTCGTCAAGGGGACCCAGGTGCTTCCCAATTCTACCTATCTCTAGAAGATGACCTCATGCGTCGTTTCGGTTCTGACCGAATCAAAGCTATGTGGGAACGTCTCAATGTGACGGATGAAGAGATGGAAGATATGGCTATTACCAGTCGTTTCCTCTCCCGCCAAGTAGAATCTGCGCAAAAACGCGTCGAAGGGAACAACTACGATACACGTAAGAACGTCTTGGAATATGACGAAGTAATGCGTGAGCAACGTGAAGTTATCTATAGCCAACGTCAACAAGTTATCAACGAAACAGACAACTTAACTGACGCAGTCAAAGGCATGATCAAACGTACCATTATCCGTGAAGTGGAAGCCGTGACTGAAGGCGACAAGAAAGACTGGAACTACCGTGGCCTCTTAGACTACGCCCACGCTAACCTAGTCAACCCAGAACAATTGACCCTTCAAGACCTAGAAGGCAAATCTGCTAAGGAATTAGTAGAAACCCTCTACGGCACAGCTATGAAGGTCTTCCAAAGCAAGTTGGACATGCTCTATGGCCCAGAACAAGTCTTGGAATTCGAGAAAGTGATTATCCTACGTGTGGTAGACAGCAAGTGGACAGATCACATCGACATGATGGATCACCTACGACAAGGGGTCGGCTTACGGGCTTACGCTCAAACCAACCCATTAACTGAATACCAAACGGAAGGTTACGAACGTTTCCAAGAAATGATTGCTGAAATCGAGTTTGACGTGACACGCTTCATTATGAAGTCACAAATCCGTCAAAACTTGGAGCGCGAACAAGTTAACGCATAA
- a CDS encoding ComF family protein, which produces MKCIMCQEACHQGPAIWDYLTWGPLPESVLCRTCQDLWQTKIEGQVICWGCGRALSQEAQDPYHAVAIWQDQHAYCQECQAWLSHYPIDLVHHQALCPYQGALRQWLHSYKYLGDIRQAQAPAQRLRAFANQNPKAQWLVLPSSPASLAQRQFHATQQLLEVAGLKVACPFDYVGDGVKQASKSRQQRLALGQVFVLKEEVLAHLPRGEWWLFDDVYTTGSTLLRAKSLLYPVAKIRQIPLYSFSLFREGRAEK; this is translated from the coding sequence TTGAAGTGTATCATGTGCCAAGAAGCCTGCCATCAGGGGCCGGCCATCTGGGACTACCTAACTTGGGGTCCCTTGCCTGAGTCAGTTCTCTGTCGCACCTGCCAAGACCTCTGGCAGACTAAGATTGAAGGCCAGGTCATTTGCTGGGGCTGTGGTCGGGCCTTGTCCCAGGAGGCCCAGGATCCCTATCATGCCGTGGCTATCTGGCAGGATCAACATGCCTATTGCCAAGAATGTCAGGCCTGGCTCAGCCACTATCCCATCGACTTAGTCCATCACCAGGCCCTCTGTCCCTATCAAGGAGCCCTGCGCCAGTGGCTCCACAGCTACAAATACTTAGGAGATATTCGCCAGGCCCAGGCCCCTGCTCAGCGCTTGAGGGCCTTTGCAAATCAAAATCCAAAGGCCCAGTGGTTGGTATTGCCTTCGTCGCCAGCCAGTTTGGCCCAACGCCAATTTCACGCCACGCAACAGCTCTTAGAAGTGGCGGGCTTGAAGGTGGCTTGTCCTTTTGACTATGTGGGGGACGGGGTCAAGCAAGCTAGTAAGAGCCGTCAGCAACGCCTAGCGCTAGGCCAAGTTTTTGTACTTAAGGAAGAAGTATTAGCACACTTGCCTAGGGGCGAATGGTGGCTATTTGATGATGTTTACACAACTGGAAGCACCCTCTTGCGGGCCAAATCCTTGTTGTATCCTGTAGCAAAAATTCGGCAAATCCCCCTCTATTCCTTTTCTTTATTCCGTGAAGGGCGTGCAGAAAAATAA
- a CDS encoding 2-dehydropantoate 2-reductase encodes MKFAIAGSGAMGCRFAYQLKQSGQEVILIDRWPAHIEAIRQNGLHVDWNGQEVVEQFPIYYPEEVTQQVDVVIVFTKAMQLADMLSAIQPVFGPDTAVVCLLNGLGHELVMKQYVAEENLVMGSTIWSAALDGPGRAVLHGVGSLSLQNFVDTPSARAKTQAIVAALDASGLQASYSENVKAAIWRKACVNACGNAPTALLECDLGGFFDNPYTEELVSAIAQEFTAVAATQGVEFDSAELTQFIISASLKIREHHASMYQDLIINRRLTEVDYINGAVTRIGEAAGIPTPVNRTITQLVHMKELLLGAQ; translated from the coding sequence ATGAAATTTGCAATTGCTGGTTCCGGCGCTATGGGCTGCCGTTTTGCCTATCAACTTAAACAAAGTGGCCAGGAGGTTATCTTAATCGATCGCTGGCCGGCTCATATTGAAGCCATCCGCCAAAATGGTCTGCATGTCGACTGGAATGGCCAGGAAGTGGTGGAGCAATTCCCTATCTACTATCCTGAAGAAGTGACCCAACAAGTGGACGTGGTCATCGTCTTCACCAAGGCCATGCAGTTGGCGGACATGTTATCAGCCATTCAACCGGTCTTCGGACCTGACACCGCGGTGGTCTGCCTACTCAATGGATTAGGCCACGAGTTAGTCATGAAGCAATATGTGGCCGAAGAGAACCTAGTCATGGGCTCTACCATTTGGTCGGCCGCTTTAGACGGCCCAGGCCGAGCAGTACTGCATGGCGTCGGGAGCCTATCCCTGCAAAACTTTGTCGATACACCAAGTGCTCGTGCTAAGACCCAAGCCATTGTGGCGGCCTTAGATGCGTCGGGCTTGCAAGCTAGCTACAGCGAAAATGTCAAGGCAGCCATTTGGCGCAAAGCCTGCGTCAACGCCTGCGGCAACGCGCCAACTGCCTTGTTGGAATGCGACCTGGGTGGTTTCTTCGACAATCCTTATACAGAAGAATTAGTGTCTGCCATTGCCCAGGAATTTACAGCGGTAGCCGCAACCCAAGGAGTGGAATTTGACTCAGCAGAACTGACGCAATTCATTATTTCTGCTTCCCTTAAGATTCGTGAGCACCATGCCTCCATGTACCAAGATTTGATAATCAACCGTCGTTTGACTGAGGTAGATTATATCAACGGCGCCGTAACCCGAATTGGTGAAGCTGCTGGCATCCCAACACCTGTCAACCGCACCATCACCCAACTCGTTCATATGAAGGAATTACTCTTGGGTGCCCAATAA
- a CDS encoding ABC transporter ATP-binding protein: protein MIEFQDVSKTYGATQALKNLNLSIQEGQIVGLIGHNGAGKSTTIKSLVSVINPTAGKILVDGLDLASNRLRIKQKIGYVADSPDLFLRLTAQEFWDLVAASYGLNKQDYENRLVDLLGLFDFADHRYEVIETFSHGMRQKVFVIGALLSDPDIWVLDEPMTGLDPQAAFDLKQLMRAHADKGKTVLFSTHVLEVAEQLCDRLAILKKGELIFYGTVAELKAEHPDQSLEAIYLNLAGRKEEGESHAS, encoded by the coding sequence ATGATTGAATTCCAAGACGTCTCTAAAACTTACGGGGCCACTCAAGCCCTCAAAAATCTCAACCTTAGCATCCAAGAAGGCCAAATTGTCGGCCTAATCGGCCATAATGGGGCCGGTAAATCCACTACCATCAAATCCCTGGTATCTGTTATTAACCCGACTGCAGGCAAAATCCTAGTCGATGGCTTAGACTTGGCTAGCAACCGGCTAAGAATCAAGCAAAAGATTGGCTATGTAGCCGATTCACCAGACCTCTTCCTACGCCTGACGGCTCAGGAATTCTGGGACTTGGTGGCTGCCTCTTATGGCCTAAACAAGCAGGATTATGAAAATCGACTAGTAGATCTGCTTGGTCTCTTTGATTTTGCCGACCACCGTTATGAAGTCATTGAGACCTTCTCGCACGGTATGCGGCAGAAAGTTTTCGTCATTGGAGCTCTCTTGTCTGACCCTGATATTTGGGTGCTCGATGAACCTATGACCGGTTTGGATCCTCAGGCTGCTTTTGATCTCAAGCAACTCATGCGGGCCCATGCCGATAAGGGCAAAACGGTTCTCTTTTCTACCCACGTGCTAGAAGTAGCCGAGCAGCTCTGTGACCGCCTGGCCATCCTTAAGAAGGGGGAATTAATCTTCTATGGGACCGTGGCGGAACTCAAGGCGGAACATCCCGACCAAAGCCTGGAAGCCATCTATTTGAATTTGGCAGGGCGTAAGGAAGAAGGCGAGTCTCATGCGTCTTAA
- the hpf gene encoding ribosome hibernation-promoting factor, HPF/YfiA family has product MFNYNVRGENIEVTKAIRDYAEKKVSKLERFFDNAPDATAYVNLKVYPDKTAKAEVTIPLSFLVLRAEETNPDLYASIDLVVDKLERQVRKHKTKIHRKYREVHGDAGAYDALLNQASEPASEEPELDIVRSKRISLKPMSSEEAVLQMNMLGHDFFVYTDAETEEFSIVYRRKDGRYGLIETAEL; this is encoded by the coding sequence ATGTTTAACTATAATGTACGCGGAGAAAATATTGAAGTGACCAAAGCCATCCGTGACTATGCAGAGAAGAAAGTCAGCAAGTTAGAGCGTTTCTTCGACAATGCCCCAGATGCGACGGCTTATGTTAACCTCAAGGTATATCCCGACAAGACAGCTAAAGCCGAAGTGACCATTCCGCTCTCCTTCCTAGTGTTGCGTGCGGAAGAAACCAACCCAGATTTATATGCAAGTATTGACCTGGTGGTGGATAAACTCGAACGCCAAGTGCGTAAACATAAAACAAAAATTCACCGTAAATATCGCGAAGTTCATGGTGATGCAGGGGCTTATGATGCGCTCCTCAATCAGGCAAGTGAACCTGCTAGCGAAGAACCTGAGCTAGATATCGTGCGGTCAAAACGCATTAGCCTCAAACCAATGAGCAGCGAAGAAGCGGTATTACAAATGAACATGCTGGGCCATGACTTCTTCGTCTACACAGACGCAGAAACAGAAGAATTCAGCATTGTCTATCGTCGTAAAGATGGCCGCTATGGCTTGATTGAGACGGCAGAACTCTAA
- the yidD gene encoding membrane protein insertion efficiency factor YidD encodes MFRWLFIKLVRFYQLALSPLFPPSCRYSPTCSTYTIHAIEKHGAFKGLIMGLARISRCHPFVAGGKDPVPDYFTLRRSTLADGSPKPHPKGCCHHHH; translated from the coding sequence ATGTTTCGTTGGCTCTTCATTAAGCTAGTGCGTTTCTATCAGTTGGCCCTATCGCCACTCTTCCCGCCTAGTTGCCGTTATAGTCCGACCTGTTCCACCTATACAATCCATGCCATTGAAAAACACGGCGCCTTCAAAGGCCTCATCATGGGCTTGGCGCGGATAAGTCGCTGCCATCCTTTTGTGGCAGGGGGCAAGGACCCGGTGCCGGACTACTTTACCTTAAGACGCTCAACCCTAGCAGATGGCAGCCCCAAGCCCCATCCCAAGGGTTGTTGTCACCACCATCACTAA
- a CDS encoding DEAD/DEAH box helicase: MQVQDYLAGRCLTQAEVQEVWKATEARGQKLETWLASLPSKPALTGPPWVCGRCGNQDPRQFWTFQGLDGQPRTYCLDCLSLGRVMSGQRLYCQPAPAGRPLSQSPLTWQGELTPSQAEIAQKLVAAWRGQERRPQLVWAVTGAGKTELVFPLLEQVLMDGGRVCLASPRIDVCLELAPRVKAAFAGLDCQVLYGGSQDSYELKPLTLATTHQLLRAYQAFDCLIVDEVDAFPYVDSRALHEAVARALKPGGLLVYLTATPDDRLMSDWEAGSLVCHQLPARYHGHPLPLPQLQWVGDWPKGLAAGRLIRPLKQILQRFGHLDGPKLLFVPHIPQAQACAKLLKPLLPSLALTSVHASDPKRQDKIMALRQGKLDLLVTTTILERGVTLPHCQVCILGADDELYTRASLMQMSGRVGRSADQPTGALWWLHQGQSLAMRQAIQQLGALNQTAQARGLLRVN; this comes from the coding sequence ATGCAAGTTCAGGATTATCTAGCAGGTCGCTGTTTAACCCAGGCAGAAGTTCAAGAAGTGTGGAAGGCGACGGAAGCTAGGGGACAAAAGCTGGAAACTTGGCTAGCTAGTCTGCCTTCAAAGCCTGCCCTGACGGGACCGCCCTGGGTCTGCGGCCGTTGTGGTAACCAGGATCCGCGTCAGTTTTGGACCTTCCAGGGGCTGGACGGTCAGCCTAGGACTTATTGCCTGGACTGCCTATCTCTGGGCCGCGTCATGTCGGGTCAACGACTTTATTGTCAGCCAGCTCCAGCGGGAAGGCCCCTGAGCCAGTCTCCGCTGACTTGGCAGGGGGAATTGACCCCAAGTCAGGCTGAAATTGCCCAGAAGCTAGTCGCAGCTTGGCGGGGCCAGGAACGGCGACCTCAATTAGTTTGGGCGGTCACCGGCGCCGGCAAGACCGAGTTGGTTTTTCCTCTCTTGGAGCAGGTGCTCATGGATGGTGGTCGAGTCTGTCTGGCTTCGCCCCGAATTGATGTCTGCTTAGAGTTAGCGCCTCGGGTTAAGGCAGCCTTTGCTGGATTAGACTGTCAGGTTCTCTATGGGGGGAGCCAGGATAGCTATGAGCTCAAGCCGCTGACACTGGCGACAACCCACCAACTGCTACGTGCTTATCAGGCCTTTGACTGCCTGATTGTGGATGAGGTAGATGCCTTTCCCTATGTGGATTCTCGTGCCTTGCATGAGGCAGTGGCACGGGCACTTAAGCCGGGAGGTTTATTAGTTTATCTGACCGCCACACCGGATGACCGGCTCATGTCTGACTGGGAGGCGGGGAGCTTGGTCTGCCACCAACTGCCGGCTCGTTATCATGGACATCCTTTGCCCCTGCCGCAGTTGCAGTGGGTAGGGGACTGGCCTAAGGGCTTGGCAGCCGGTCGCTTGATTCGGCCGCTTAAGCAGATTTTGCAGCGCTTCGGCCATCTAGATGGCCCCAAATTACTCTTTGTGCCCCATATTCCCCAGGCCCAGGCCTGTGCCAAGCTCTTGAAACCCTTGTTGCCTAGTCTGGCGCTAACTTCAGTTCATGCCAGTGACCCCAAGCGCCAGGACAAGATCATGGCGCTAAGACAAGGCAAGCTAGATTTATTAGTGACCACGACCATTCTAGAGCGGGGGGTGACCCTGCCCCATTGCCAGGTCTGTATTCTGGGAGCAGATGATGAGCTTTATACGCGAGCCAGTCTCATGCAAATGAGTGGTCGGGTAGGGCGAAGCGCCGACCAGCCGACAGGGGCTCTTTGGTGGTTGCATCAGGGGCAAAGTCTTGCCATGCGTCAGGCCATCCAGCAACTTGGCGCCCTCAATCAGACGGCTCAGGCGCGCGGGCTCTTGCGGGTCAACTAG